The DNA sequence AGGAATATCTTGACAATCCTTCGCCAACAACCAAGTTATTGATATTTGCAGAAGGAAAACTGGATAGTAAGAGACGGCTGGTCAAATTGCTCAAACGAGATGCGACTGTCTTTGATGCTATTGAACCCAAGGAACAAGAATTGCGCCAGTATTTCCAAAAATGGAGTCAGACACAAGGTTTGCAGTTTGTGGGGCAATCTTTTGAAAATCTACTTATCAAATCTGGTTTTCAATTTAGCGAAATCCAGAAAAACCTCCTTTTTTTACAGTCTTATAAGTCCGACGGAGTGATTGAGGAGAAGGATATTGTCGAGGCTATTCCCAAGACCTTGCAGGACAATATTTTTGATTTGACTCAGTTTATCTTGGGTAAAAAGATTGACCTGGCCCGTGAACTGGTTAGAGACTTGACCTTGCAAGGGGAGGATGAGATCAAGCTCATAGCTGTCATGTTAGGACAGTTCCGAACCTTTACCCAAGTGAAGATTTTATCAGAAGCTGGTCAGTCGGAATCGCAGATTGCAAGCAGTCTGGGAATTTACTTGGGGCGCAATCCTAATCCTTATCAAATCAAGTTCGCATTAAGAGATTCGAGAGGGATTTCCTTGGCCTTTCTCAAACAAGCAATTTCTTATTTAATTGAAGCAGACTATCAGATTAAAACAGGGGTCTATGAAAAAGGCTACCTTTTTGAGAGAGCGCTGTTACAGATATCTAGCCAAGCGTAATGAGCATAAAACTTGAAAAAAGAGGATGATTGCGTTATCATTTTCATATAGAAAGAAAAAGAGGTATTACAGATGGCTATTATCTTACCAGACCTTCCATACGCATATGACGCTTTGGAACCATACATCGATGCAGAAACAATGCACTTGCACCATGACAAGCACCATCAAACCTACGTCAACAATGCGAATGCTGCTCTTGAAAAACACCCTGAAATCGGTGAAGACCTTGAAGCTTTGCTTGCTGATGTAGACTCTATCCCAGCTGATATCCGCCAAGCGCTTATCAACAATGGTGGTGGACACTTGAACCACGCTCTTTTCTGGGAATTGATGACTCCAGAAAAAACAGCTCCTTCAGCAGAACTTGCAGCAGCTATCGATGCAACATTTGGTTCATTTGAAGAGTTCCAAGCAGCCTTTACAGCAGCAGCTACAACTCGCTTTGGTTCTGGCTGGGCATGGTTGGTTGTCAACAAAGAAGGGAAGCTTGAAGTGACTTCAACAGCAAACCAAGACACACCAATCTCAGAAGGCAAAAAACCAATCTTGGGCTTGGACGTTTGGGAACATGCTTACTACGTGAAATACCGCAACGTGCGTCCTGACTACATTAAAGCTTTCTTCTCAGTCATTAACTGGAACAAAGTAGATGAGCTTTACGCAGCAGCTAAATAAAAAATAGGAAGGGAAGAGTCATTCTTCTCTTTTTTGCTTTATATGGTAGAGGTCTGACAAAATCGTCAGACTTATTTCATTTTTATGAGAAACGTGCTAACTGCTAGAAATTATGGTAAAATAGAGTGTTAAGTAATCGTGGAAAAGGAAGACTATGCGTAAAGAAATTACACCTGAATTATACAACTATAACAAGTTTCCTGGCCCAGAATTTCATGTAAATGGGGATAAGGTTGAGACTGAAGGAATCGCTTTTACCTTGGTTGAAAATATCAAGGATGCCTTCGATGTGACAGTCTTTAATCAACGCTTCTCAGAAGTGTTGACCAAGTTTGATTATGTCGTGGGGGACTGGAGTAATGAACAGCTCCGCCTACGTGGTTTTTACAAAGATGACCGAACAGAGGAAAAAATTGAAAAGATTAGTCGTTTACAGGACTATCTTTTGGAGTACTGTAGTTATGGTTGTGCCTATTTTGTCCTAGAAAACCAAGCACCGAAACGTGCGTCATTTGATAAAAAATTGCGTAAAAAGGATGAGGAAAATCATCCTAGAAGAGGAAAAAAACCTTCGCAAAACAAGAGAAAACCAAATGCGGATAAGCGAAATAGACGTCGTCATAAGGACCAAAAGTCTCAGAAAGAGGACAAGGGACAGCGCCATTTTGTCATTCGTCAGAAATAGATAGAGAAATAAGGAGAAGAGATGAAACCGTCTATTTATAGTTTAACACGTCAAACCATGCAAGAATGGGTATTAGAACAAGGAGAAAAGAAATTCCGAGCAGATCAAATCTGGGAATGGCTCTACCGTAAACGTGTCCAGTCATTTGAAGAAATGACTAATCTTTCCAAGGATTTGATTGCCAAGCTCAATGAGCAGTTTATCGTAAATCCTTTGAAACAACGGATTGTACAAGAGTCAGCTGACGGTACTGTTAAGTATCTTTTTGAGTTGCCAGATGGCATGTTGATTGAGACAGTACTGATGCGTCAACACTACGGTTTGTCAGTCTGTGTGACCACTCAGGTTGGCTGTAATATTGGTTGTACCTTCTGTGCCTCTGGGTTGATTAAGAAACAACGTGACCTTAATAACGGGGAAATTGTAGCGCAGATCATGTTGGTTCAGAAATACTTTGATGAGCGTGGTCAGGACGAGCGTGTCAGTCATATCGTTGTCATGGGAATTGGTGAACCATTTGATAACTACAACAATGTTTTGAATTTTGTCCGTACCATCAATGATGACAAGGGAATGGCTATCGGTGCTCGTCACATCACTGTTTCAACTTCAGGTTTGGCCCATAAAATTCGTGACTTTGCTAATGAAGGCGTACAGGTCAATCTTGCTGTTTCCCTTCACGCACCCAATAATGAATTGCGTTCAAGCATCATGAAGATTAATCGTGCCTTTCCGATTGAAAAACTCTTCGCAGCCATTGAGTACTATATCGAAACAACAAATCGCCGTGTAACCTTTGAATACATCATGCTCAATGAAGTCAACGACGGTGTTGAACAAGCCTTGGAATTGGCGGAATTGCTCAAGAACATCAAGAAATTGTCTTATGTAAACTTGATTCCTTATAACCCAGTTAGTGAACACGACCAATATAGCCGTAGTCCTAAAGAGCGCGTGATGGCCTTCTACGATACCCTCAAGAAAAAAGGGGTCAACTGTGTTGTCCGTCAAGAGCATGGTACAGATATTGATGCAGCTTGTGGACAATTACGCTCCAATACAATGAAACGTGACCGCCAGAAGGCAGTCGCAGCGGTAAATCCATAAAATGACTAAAAAAAGAGAATTAATCTTAAGATTGGGAGTGGCTATTTACAGTCTTTGCATTGTCTGTTTTTGCTTCACTCCCCAGCCTCAACTTCCTACAGGAGTGGAAACTCCAGGTATTCAAACTTTTGGACGCCTGGTTTTTCTTTTAACTCCCTTAAACTCCCTTTGGAATCTAGGTGAAGTGACCAGTTTGGGACAAGTCCTTTGGATCTTTTTGCAGAACATTTTAAATGTCTTCTTGCTCTTCCCCCTGGTCTTTCAACTGATCTATCTCTGTCCAAACTTTCGGCAAACGAAAAAAATCCTCCTTCTCAGTTTTCTACTGAGCCTAGGAATTGAATGTACGCAGCTGGTCTTAGACTTTTTCTTTGATTTTAATCGCGTCTTTGAGATTGATGATTTGTGGACTAATACCCTGGGTGGCTATCTGGCTTGGCTCCTCTATAAAGGACTGCATAAAAACAAGATAAGGAATTAGAATGAGTATTTTAGAAGTTAAAAATCTGAGTCACGGTTTTGGTGACCGTGCAATTTTTGAAGACGTGTCCTTCCGCCTTCTCAAGGGAGAACACATCGGCTTAGTCGGTGCCAATGGTGAAGGAAAATCAACCTTTATGAGCATTGTGACTGGTAAGATGTTACCTGACGAAGGGAAGGTTGAGTGGTCTAAGTATGTGACTGCTGGCTATCTGGATCAGCATGCTGTGCTAAAGGAAGGCCAAACCGTGCGAGATGTCTTGCGGACAGCCTTTGATGAGCTATTTAAAGCAGAAGCTCGTATCAATGACCTCTATATGGAAATGGCCGAAGACGGAGCGGATATCGATGCACTCATGGAAGAAGTTGGCGAACTACAAGACCGTTTGGAGAGTCGAGATTTCTATACCTTGGATGCTAAGATTGATGAAGTAGCGCGTGCTCTCGGTGTCATGGACTATGGCATGGATACAGATGTAACAGCCTTATCAGGTGGACAAAGAACCAAGGTGCTTTTGGCTAAACTCCTCCTTGAAAAACCAGATATTTTGTTGCTTGACGAGCCGACCAACTACTTGGATGCTGAGCATATTGACTGGCTCAAGCGCTATCTCCAAAACTATGAGAATGCCTTTGTCCTCATTTCGCACGATATTCCTTTCCTTAACGATGTGATCAATATCGTCTACCATGTAGAAAATCAACAGCTGACGCGTTACTCTGGTGATTACTACCAGTTTCAAGAAGTCTATGCTATGAAAAAATCTCAGCTAGAGGCGGCCTATGAACGTCAACAGAAAGAGATTGCAGACCTCAAGGATTTTGTCGCTCGTAACAAAGCGCGTGTCGCAACGCGTAATATGGCCATGTCCCGTCAAAAGAAACTCGACAAGATGGATATTATCGAACTGCAAAGTGAGAAGCCAAAACCGTCCTTTGATTTCAAGCCAGCTCGTACACCTGGACGTTTTATCTTCCAAGCCAAGGACTTGCAGATTGGTTATGACCGTCCTCTGACCAAACCTTTAAATCTTACCTTTGAACGGAATCAAAAGGTTGCCATTATCGGGGCAAATGGTATCGGGAAAACAACTCTCTTGAAGTCTCTCCTGGGTATTATTCCACCAATCGCTGGAGAAGTCGAACGCGGTGACTACCTAGAACTTGGTTACTTTGAACAGGAAGTAGAAGGTGGAAATCGCCAAACTCCTCTTGAGGCTGTATGGAATGCCTTTCCTGCACTTAACCAAGCAGAAGTCCGTGCGGCTCTTGCTCGTTGTGGCTTGACAACTAAACATATCGAAAGTCAAATTCAAGTCTTATCAGGTGGGGAACAAGCCAAGGTGCGTTTCTGTCTCTTGATGAACCGTGAAAACAACGTTTTAGTACTTGACGAGCCGACCAACCACTTGGATGTGGATGCTAAGGAAGAACTCAAACGGGCGCTTAAAGAATACAAAGGAAGCATTCTTATGGTTTGCCACGAACCAGACTTTTATGAAGGTTGGATGGACCAAATTTGGGACTTTAACAAGCTAACTTAAAAATGAGGGAAAAAGAAATACAGTATCGAATGCGGATACTGTATTTTTTAGGTTATTTAGGATTTAAAATCGTAATCCTTCACTACTTCGATACTATCAATGGTGATAGCAGAAGTCGGTTTGTCTTTCTCATCTTTTTCAGCTTTGGCAATCTTGTCAACAACGTCCATGCCATCGATGACTTGACCAAAGACAGGGTGTTTGCCGTCTAGACTCGGATTTCCACCTTCTTTATAGGCTTCGATGATTTTCTTTGGATACTTGCTTGTAGGGAGTTTAGCTGAAATATCTGTTGAGTTTTGGTTGATGAAGAACTGGCTACCGTTGGTGTTTGGTTGACCAGTGTTAGCCATAGCAAGAGCTCCTCGGATATTGTATAGGTAAGGAGAGATTTCATTTTTGAAACCAGTTCCTTTGTCCTTCGTTTTATCCTTATCATGCCAGATAGATTGGCCCCCTGTACCATCTCCCTTAGGATCTCCAGTTTGGACCATAAAGCCATCGATGACACGGTGGAAGGTGATGCCGTTATAGTAGCCTTCTTTGGCGTGAGTAAGGAAGTTTTCAACGGCTAGAGGAGCGAGTTTAGGGAAGAGTTTAATACGAATATCACCCTGACTTGTACTTGTGTGGAGAACCACTTCGGCTTCATCTTCGGCAACTTCCTTAGAAAGTTGAGGGAAGTTGGCATTTTCATTGGTTAAAGCGTCATTCAAATCTTTGGCAGCCTGAGCAGCTGCTTTAGAACTTTCTTCAGCTGAGATACTAGAGTCAACATAGTCATCGCCACGCAGACTGCGTTGGATACTGCTACATCCAGCTAATGCAACAGTGGACAGTAAAAGAAGGGTTGCTAGTTTTTTCATTGTTTTCCTCTCAAAAATTCATTTCTATCATTGTACCCTAAAAGGAAGGGGATTTCAAATATTAGTGACAAGGTAGTTTAAGAGGAAGCCGACCAGAAAGTCGCTTGCTTAGAGATTTTTCTTTGGATGACGGTCGATAATGTCCTGGTACTGTTCCAGTATCTGCTCTCCCTTTGGAGTCAATTTGTAACCACGAATTGAAAAGTAACTTGCTAATTCTTCTCCTGAAAAGTTGTCACGAAGGGATTGGTCCAAATCTAGAGCCTTCATCTTAGAAAGTACTGTAACTCTCCTTACTTTTGAGGATATTCTCTTTCATAGTGGTATTTAGATGATCAAGCGAGTCAAAGACAGTTTCGACAAGAGCATAGCCTTTTTCAACAGGTATTTCTAAATTTTTTGGGGCATCAATGCTATAAGTCTACTTGAAGTATTTAGAAAACCAGTTCTTAAGAAAGCTCGTAAAGAATCACAATTAGTAAACGTTAATTCGAAAGAATTACTATGTTTTAAAAGAGCACATTTTAAACGGATTTTTTCTTTCGGCTTCAATTCCTAATTAATCAATGAACTTAATACTAGGTCTCGAAAAAAATTATGCTTCCTCTTTCTGTCTGAGTTCAAAGAGGTCTTCTACTTTCAGATTAAAAACTTGAGCAATTTTAAGAGCCATTTCCAGCGAAGGATTGTAACGATTATTTTCCAAGTGCAGAATTGTCTCGCGTCGCATGCCGATGAGGTCGGCTAACTCCTGCTGGGTCATGCCTGTGGACTCACGAATAGATTTGAGATTAGTAATAATCTTGCTTTCTTTGGTCATGCTTATCCTATCCGTTCTAAGATAAGATAGACAACCGCAAAGATGCAAATCAAGACAGCTATGCTAATAAAGATCTGGCCCATGTAAAGAGTGAGAGACCCCATATACCCAATGATAACTGCTAGGATCATCAGTGCGCCTAGTATAAAAACAAACATCAAGCTAGCTGCCTTGGATAAATTAGCATAAAAGCGTTCGTCCGGAGTTTCCTTGACATTTTTCAAACAGAAAAAACCAAATACAATCACTTCAATAACGAGGCCAATTCCCAAAATCCATTCTTTAATACCAGAACTTTCGCTTGGGGTCGCAACCCAAATCCCTACTGTATAAAAAATGCTTGCTGCAAACAAAAGTATCGTGTAAAGCTTAGCAGACAAGTCAAAAATAGTCTTTCCTTTACCTTTCTGACTCTTATGAGGCCATGGTTTCATATGTAGCCAGCCCCAAATAGCTACAATCTGACCTAACACTGAAATACCAGCAATAACTAACTTGGGTCCCCAAGTAAGATTAGAACCAAATAAAACAGTAAAATCAATAAAGAGAGCTGCGGAAATCATTGTAATGAGGCCACCCGTTTTTTGACTTTTTTTCATGATAGACTCCTTTCCTTGTGTTAGAAATATTTAACAATCTTTATATTATAAATATATCACACTTCAATTTGGAAAGCAAGAATTTATGTGTCAATGAGGCAATTATTTGAAAAAATTTTTTAATAAAAGCCTTCGCTAGTCAAACAACTAAAGAATTCTTTGAAGCAATGCATCGGATTTGGTTTGAATAGTTTCGTTAATAATATTTGATGATAAAGAATTTTCGGAAAATCTAGATACTATATGAATCTCTACTTTTTTTCTTAGACTGTTATAAAGTCTGTCAGAATAAGCTTTGTAAGTGTAGAAGTTAATTTTTACAGAACTAAATTATTCCCCTATTTAGAATCTATTAATTCATATTTTATAAATTAATTAGTAGATATCGTTCTTAAAATCCTTGATATTTCGCTGTTTTTAGTCCAATTAAAACCTATACTTTTCAAACCAGATCTTATGAAAGCTCGTAAAGCTAGCCAGTTCTCTAAACGTTAAGAACTAGCTACAATACAGCATTTACAACACTTCATGGTTCACACCATTTAATTGAAAGTTATTTAAATTAGATGAAAATTTGTTTTCTGAAAAAGTGAGAAAACATTGATTTTAAGCGAATTTTGAATCATATTCGAATGGGAGTTTTTAAAATCATGTTTTGGTTGTAAAAGTGCCAAACTGGATTCTCCAGAGAAGCATGATATCACCTGCTAATAGATTGTCTTCTAGTAGTTCCATATTGCGTTTTGGGACAGGTTTAGGGGCTTCCATATCACGATTAGTAGAGATATAAGGCTTGACAGGGTAGTCTTTATAGATAGTATCAAAAGTAGTATTCATAAATTTTTTCTTTCTAATTTATCCCTATTAGTCTAAAAAATTTAAAAATTTTAAAGTCTGTCAAGTTTTTTTCTTGACACCTGTCAAAAATCTGCTATAATAGAACATGTGCTAAATAGCTCAGCTATTTCACCGAAATAAAATAATAAGAAAAGAGATATTAAAAAATGGCAGTAAAAATCCGTTTGACTCGTATGGGTTCTAAGAAAAAACCTTTCTACCGTATCAACGTAGCAGACTCACGTTCACCACGTGACGGACGTTTCATCGAAACAGTTGGAACTTACAACCCACTTGTTGCTGAAAACCAAGTGACTTTGAAAGAAGACCGCGTTCTTGCATGGTTGGCTGATGGAGCTCAACCTTCAGATACAGTTCGCAACATCCTTTCAAAAGAAGGCGTATTGAAAAAATTCCACGATTCTAAATTCTCAAAATAAGTTTAAAGTAGGTTGACAGATGGATACGATTGAAAATCTCATTATTGCGATTGTGAAACCTTTGATTTCACAACCTGATGCCTTAACTATCAAGATTGAAGACACACCAGAGTTTTTGGAATATCACTTGGATCTTGACCAAAGCGATGTCGGTCGTGTTATCGGTCGTAAGGGTCGCACTATCTCAGCGATAAGAACGATTGTCTACTCTGTCCCAACTGAAGACAAAAAAGTAAGAATCGTTATCAATGAAAAATAAAAAAAGCGGGACAGATGTCTCGCTTTTTTGTGGAAAGCAGAAGATGAAAGATTTAACGTTTAGACAATTACAAGATTATTTACTCGAACATTACCAGCAATCTCGAACTGAGGAAGGCCTCTTTATCAAGCTAGTGGAGGAAGTCGGAGAGGTAGCAGAGGTCTTGAATGGGCGCTCTGGTCGAAAAGAGGGTGTCCAGGACTCAAATGAGGAACTAGCCAAAGAACTGGCTGATATCATTCATTATACCGTCGCAATTGCGGCCATCAACGATATTGATCTAACCAAAGCCATCTTTGACAAAGATAAGAAGGCTGCCATTAAGTACCAACATGAACGTGATTTAGAAAAGTTTTTAGACGCTCAAAGCTGATTGCAGTCACTGTTCTTCAACTTGAGAAAATCCTTGTAACATGATAAAATAAAGGATAGAAACAAATACAGGAGACAAGATGAACTACTTTAATGTTGGAAAAATCGTCAATACGCAGGGTCTACAGGGTGAGATGAGAGTCTTGTCTGTGACGGATTTTGCTGAGGAACGGTTTAAAAAAGGGTCAGAGCTGGCTTTATTTGATGAAAAAGATCAGTTTGTCCAAACAGTGACCATCGCTAGCCACCGTAAGCATAAGAATTTTGACATTATCAAATTCAAAGACATGTACCATATCAATGCGATTGAAAAATACAAGGGGTACAGTCTCAAGGTCGCTGAGGAAGATTTGAACGATTTAGATGATGGTGAATTCTATTATCACGAGATTATCGGTTTGGATGTTTACGAGGGGGAAAACTTGATTGGAACCGTCAAGGAAATCCTGCAACCAGGTGCCAATGATGTCTGGGTGGTCAAGCGAAAAGGCAAGCGAGATTTGCTTTTACCTTACATTCCGCCAGTAGTTCTCAATGTTGATATTCCAAACAAGCGGGTCGAAGTGGACATCTTAGAAGGGTTAGATGATGAAGATTGATATTTTAACCCTCTTTCCAGAGATGTTTTCTCCGTTGGAACACTCGATTGTTGGAAAGGCTCGAGAAAAAGGGCTCTTGGATATCCAGTATCATAATTTCAGAGAATATGCTGAAAAGGCCCGTCATGTTGACGATGAGCCATACGGAGGCGGTCAGGGGATGTTGCTCCGTGCCCAACCTATTTTCGATGCCTTTGACGCCATTGAAAAGAAAAATCCCCGTGTCATACTTCTTGATCCTGCTGGGAAACAGTTTGATCAGGCTTACGCTGAGGATTTGGCCCAGGAAGAGGAACTGATCTTTATCTGTGGTCACTATGAAGGGTATGACGAGCGCATCAAGACCTTGGTAACCGATGAAATTTCCCTAGGAGACTATGTCTTGACTGGAGGAGAATTGGCGGCCATGACCATGATCGATGCGACCGTTCGCCTGATTCCTGAAGTGATTGGCAAGGAGTCTAGCCACCAAGATGACAGTTTTTCTTCAGGACTCCTCGAATATCCTCAATACACACGTCCATATGACTATCGTGGCATGGTGGTACCAGATGTTCTCATGAGTGGACACCATGAAAAGATTCGTCAGTGGCGACTGTATGAGAGTCTAAAGAAAACCTACGAGCGCAGGCCTGACTTGCTAGAAAACTATCAACTAACAGCCGAAGAAGAAAAAATGCTGGCTGAAATTAAAGAAAACAAAGAATAAAGGAGAACCTTATGCAAGTAATCAAACGTAATGGAAAAATTGCTGAATTTGATCCAGATAAAATTTACCAAGCTGTCCTAAAAGCAGCTCAAACCGTTTATGTTTTGACAGATGATTTGCGTCAAAACCTTGCACAAGTTACTAAGAAAGTCGTTTTGGACTTGGAAGAAGCAAAAGTGGAACGTGCGACTATCAGCATGATCCAGTCAATGGTTGAGCACCGCTTACTTGGAGCTGGCTACATTACCATTGCAGAGCACTATATCTCTTATCGCTTGCAACGCGATTTGGAGAGAAGTGGTTATGGCGACCATATCGCCGTTCATCTTCATTTTGAACAAATCCGTTAAGAAAAAGAGTGGGATGCAATGAACATCTCACTCTTTCTTAAATAGACTTTTCTGAGCTTGTTGTACGGTTGAGGGAACAAAACGAAGCCGTTTAATATCACTGATACGAATGATTCGAGTCACGTTTTTTGAAAAATTCTTGACGATAATTTGTTGGCGATTGGCATCGTGTTTGATAATATCACCCGTAAAACTTGTTTCTGCAAGTATCACATGAACAGCCGTCTTTTTCTGGATGGCTTGTTCAATCATAGCAGTGAGGGAGTTGTCCTCGATTTGAGGATGATCATCATTCCCATTGAGAAAACTATGTAGTTTATCTAGAACTAGTTGGAATGCCTGTCTCATAGAATCCTCCCTTCTTACATATCCACATTATATAAAATTTTCCTAAAAACTACAAGATTTTTCGAATAATCTAATGAAAACTTAAAAGGAGAACAAAATGGCAGAATTTACATTTGAAATCGAAGAACACTTACTGACCCTGTCCGAAAATGAAAAAGGATGGACCAAGGAAATCAATCGCGTCAGCTTTAATGGAGCCCCTGCAAAGTTTGACATTCGCGCTTGGAGCCCAGATCATACTAAAATGGGCAAGGGAATTACTCTTACAAATGAAGAATTTCAGGTAATGGTGGATGCCTTTAAAGGCGGGAAATGAGAGAAGGATAGTGAATTTTACTCACTATCCTTCTCTTGTAAAATCATATAGTCTCGAAGAGATATTGTTGTTAATAGGAGAAACGTTTTTTTAAACTTTTCTGGTGGAGTAGGGTTCTCTTTTCGTATCCAAGCTTCAATAAAAGTGATAATCATGTTTGCGACGACATAGGTCATGTCATCTTCACTAAAATCAAATTCCTTGTTGTAGTGGACATTCTTTAGAATCCATTTTGAATAAGTATCTCTTAGGAACTCCTTCCAACCAGGATCTGCTTGAGTTATAAAAAGTGTTCGAATGATATTCCTATTTTCATAGATCAAAGGAATCGCAAAATTTGCAAAACACTCAATCGGATTTCCATCCCTTCTCGAACAATAATTATTAAATATCTGGAAAATTTGTTGATCTGCTTGTTCGTGAATATATTTGATAATATCATCATAGTTATGAAAATGTTTTTGATAAATCGCTTGTCTTGAAATCCCCGCTTTTTTAGCAATTTCACTCATTGTGAAGGAACTACGTTGAGGATTTTGTTTAGCTAGTGATATAAAAGCAGAAATGATAGAATTTCGAGTATCTTTAGTCATAAGCGTCCTTTCTATGAAATAAATTGTGAATAGGTATCAATTAAAATATTAGATAAAATTGACAACTTAAAAGAAACTGTTGGTAAAGAATTACAGCGATAAAATATTTTAATATTGTTTATATTACTAGATAAATTATAACATAGAATCAACAATTCTCCTAATGAATGATATAAAAAGTGTCTATTTTGCTAAACTATAATAGGAAAAATAATGTAATAAAAACTTTAAAATGATGTATAAAGAACAAAGTGTGCATTGCATAATATATAATTTAAAACTATCCATCTTCCATGAGCTTATTCTAGATTGTATTTTAGAAAATGTTTTTGTTGATAATATACCTTGAAATTTATAATGTTTGAGAACTTTTATAATCCAAATACCTTAAACACCAATATGAACTCACTATGTATGTCATGATGGAAGTAGACAAACTGTAAATTTTTTCTTTAAGGAATATTCATAAAAAATTAATATAATACTTGAGGTTATGGTATAATAAGATGAATGATATTTTGCGAGTTTTCATTCATAAGTGAGTAAGAAATCCTATTAAAGATTAAATTAAATCATTACTTTGAGCAGTATTACTAGCCATAGCAAGTAACCGTCGCAGCTACCATAGGAAGAGTCTTATGGTAAATCTAGCAATTGAAAGGGGTGTTGCCTACTGAACAGATGTGACATACTTCTCAATTAAATTTAATCAAATAGAAAGGATTTTTTATGGATAAACTAAAGAAAGTACTAGGTTTTCTAGTATTCCCTCTTTTGTTATTGCTGATGTTCTTCCCGACAGGTGAAGCACATGCTGCAACTGATGTTACCGATAAGGCCCATGTCGAGAAGTTGGAGATTACTATAGCATCTACAGGAAGCAAGACAGAAGGAATTCATGGTTCAAATGATACTTCGATGAAATTGAAATATTCAGGTGAATTCTCA is a window from the Streptococcus oralis genome containing:
- the holA gene encoding DNA polymerase III subunit delta, which translates into the protein MLAIEDSQKLTLSNLSSLNLFTGTDQGQFEVMKSQVLKQIGYDPADLNFAYFDMKEVAYKDLELELVSLPFFADEKIVILDHFVDITTAKKRFLTDDELKSFEEYLDNPSPTTKLLIFAEGKLDSKRRLVKLLKRDATVFDAIEPKEQELRQYFQKWSQTQGLQFVGQSFENLLIKSGFQFSEIQKNLLFLQSYKSDGVIEEKDIVEAIPKTLQDNIFDLTQFILGKKIDLARELVRDLTLQGEDEIKLIAVMLGQFRTFTQVKILSEAGQSESQIASSLGIYLGRNPNPYQIKFALRDSRGISLAFLKQAISYLIEADYQIKTGVYEKGYLFERALLQISSQA
- a CDS encoding ABC-F family ATP-binding cassette domain-containing protein, which translates into the protein MSILEVKNLSHGFGDRAIFEDVSFRLLKGEHIGLVGANGEGKSTFMSIVTGKMLPDEGKVEWSKYVTAGYLDQHAVLKEGQTVRDVLRTAFDELFKAEARINDLYMEMAEDGADIDALMEEVGELQDRLESRDFYTLDAKIDEVARALGVMDYGMDTDVTALSGGQRTKVLLAKLLLEKPDILLLDEPTNYLDAEHIDWLKRYLQNYENAFVLISHDIPFLNDVINIVYHVENQQLTRYSGDYYQFQEVYAMKKSQLEAAYERQQKEIADLKDFVARNKARVATRNMAMSRQKKLDKMDIIELQSEKPKPSFDFKPARTPGRFIFQAKDLQIGYDRPLTKPLNLTFERNQKVAIIGANGIGKTTLLKSLLGIIPPIAGEVERGDYLELGYFEQEVEGGNRQTPLEAVWNAFPALNQAEVRAALARCGLTTKHIESQIQVLSGGEQAKVRFCLLMNRENNVLVLDEPTNHLDVDAKEELKRALKEYKGSILMVCHEPDFYEGWMDQIWDFNKLT
- the rlmN gene encoding 23S rRNA (adenine(2503)-C(2))-methyltransferase RlmN; this encodes MKPSIYSLTRQTMQEWVLEQGEKKFRADQIWEWLYRKRVQSFEEMTNLSKDLIAKLNEQFIVNPLKQRIVQESADGTVKYLFELPDGMLIETVLMRQHYGLSVCVTTQVGCNIGCTFCASGLIKKQRDLNNGEIVAQIMLVQKYFDERGQDERVSHIVVMGIGEPFDNYNNVLNFVRTINDDKGMAIGARHITVSTSGLAHKIRDFANEGVQVNLAVSLHAPNNELRSSIMKINRAFPIEKLFAAIEYYIETTNRRVTFEYIMLNEVNDGVEQALELAELLKNIKKLSYVNLIPYNPVSEHDQYSRSPKERVMAFYDTLKKKGVNCVVRQEHGTDIDAACGQLRSNTMKRDRQKAVAAVNP
- a CDS encoding YutD family protein, whose protein sequence is MRKEITPELYNYNKFPGPEFHVNGDKVETEGIAFTLVENIKDAFDVTVFNQRFSEVLTKFDYVVGDWSNEQLRLRGFYKDDRTEEKIEKISRLQDYLLEYCSYGCAYFVLENQAPKRASFDKKLRKKDEENHPRRGKKPSQNKRKPNADKRNRRRHKDQKSQKEDKGQRHFVIRQK
- a CDS encoding peptidylprolyl isomerase; its protein translation is MKKLATLLLLSTVALAGCSSIQRSLRGDDYVDSSISAEESSKAAAQAAKDLNDALTNENANFPQLSKEVAEDEAEVVLHTSTSQGDIRIKLFPKLAPLAVENFLTHAKEGYYNGITFHRVIDGFMVQTGDPKGDGTGGQSIWHDKDKTKDKGTGFKNEISPYLYNIRGALAMANTGQPNTNGSQFFINQNSTDISAKLPTSKYPKKIIEAYKEGGNPSLDGKHPVFGQVIDGMDVVDKIAKAEKDEKDKPTSAITIDSIEVVKDYDFKS
- the sodA gene encoding superoxide dismutase SodA; this encodes MAIILPDLPYAYDALEPYIDAETMHLHHDKHHQTYVNNANAALEKHPEIGEDLEALLADVDSIPADIRQALINNGGGHLNHALFWELMTPEKTAPSAELAAAIDATFGSFEEFQAAFTAAATTRFGSGWAWLVVNKEGKLEVTSTANQDTPISEGKKPILGLDVWEHAYYVKYRNVRPDYIKAFFSVINWNKVDELYAAAK
- a CDS encoding helix-turn-helix transcriptional regulator, whose product is MTKESKIITNLKSIRESTGMTQQELADLIGMRRETILHLENNRYNPSLEMALKIAQVFNLKVEDLFELRQKEEA
- a CDS encoding VanZ family protein, which encodes MTKKRELILRLGVAIYSLCIVCFCFTPQPQLPTGVETPGIQTFGRLVFLLTPLNSLWNLGEVTSLGQVLWIFLQNILNVFLLFPLVFQLIYLCPNFRQTKKILLLSFLLSLGIECTQLVLDFFFDFNRVFEIDDLWTNTLGGYLAWLLYKGLHKNKIRN